The following are encoded together in the Pedobacter sp. D749 genome:
- a CDS encoding DUF4302 domain-containing protein: protein MKKHLLYLFLFALALGSCKKDKTDPILGNVDDRLSETLTAYKTQLAGAQFGWKGYLLTDTKVLATFLFSFTDKNRTTMSADYEPTPNESSYRLKALQRPTLLFDTYSTLHLIADPTPDVIGGETGEGYYSDFEFAFLSASADTIKLEGTFNKSKLILVRSKSAADNASAFTAPEAVLTTFSKLRTYFKQATIGGINCEVKIDPNRRIFGFNYLDKAGVLKSSSSNYFVSGTSLVLFDPIMIGSTTITGLSGVTFDASTGFISASTNGGVSLQIKEAISPIDYNKNDALSFLATGRPRSSWWESYNGFTVDGIIDAYGINTIPDFTDLDYYVTGANKGNFVCFTAGNFPYSSKITSTITANGFLLNTVTSIVGSTGNASAKTIIDKTTQNFVDPKGFYVIRVGSGFDLVSVKDARSWITFQ from the coding sequence ATGAAAAAGCATTTATTATATTTATTCTTGTTTGCATTGGCCTTAGGCTCTTGTAAAAAAGACAAAACGGATCCGATACTTGGCAACGTTGATGACCGTTTGTCTGAAACGCTAACGGCATATAAAACTCAGTTGGCTGGAGCGCAATTTGGTTGGAAAGGTTATTTATTAACAGATACTAAAGTCCTTGCTACATTCTTATTCAGTTTTACGGATAAGAACAGGACCACAATGTCGGCAGATTATGAGCCAACACCAAACGAAAGTTCTTACCGCTTAAAGGCTCTGCAAAGACCAACTTTATTGTTTGATACCTATTCAACATTACATTTGATAGCAGACCCAACACCAGACGTTATTGGAGGCGAAACAGGCGAAGGCTATTATTCAGATTTCGAATTTGCCTTTCTTTCAGCAAGTGCCGATACCATAAAATTGGAAGGCACTTTTAATAAAAGCAAGCTGATTTTGGTAAGGTCAAAATCTGCTGCCGATAATGCTTCGGCATTTACCGCACCTGAGGCTGTACTTACTACCTTTTCTAAATTAAGAACTTATTTTAAGCAAGCTACAATTGGCGGGATTAACTGCGAAGTGAAGATTGACCCCAACCGAAGAATCTTTGGTTTTAATTATCTTGATAAAGCAGGTGTGTTAAAATCATCATCAAGTAATTATTTTGTTTCAGGCACTTCACTGGTTTTGTTTGATCCAATCATGATCGGATCCACAACAATTACAGGATTAAGTGGAGTAACTTTTGATGCATCTACCGGGTTTATTAGTGCGAGTACAAATGGAGGAGTCTCGTTACAAATCAAAGAAGCCATTTCTCCTATTGACTATAACAAAAACGATGCATTAAGCTTTCTTGCAACGGGAAGGCCTAGGAGTAGTTGGTGGGAGTCGTACAACGGCTTCACAGTTGATGGCATTATAGACGCATACGGGATAAATACGATTCCGGATTTTACAGATTTAGATTATTATGTTACTGGAGCTAACAAAGGAAATTTTGTTTGTTTTACTGCTGGCAATTTTCCTTATTCATCAAAAATTACATCTACAATAACAGCTAACGGCTTTTTGTTAAACACGGTAACTTCGATTGTCGGTTCTACAGGAAATGCATCGGCGAAGACAATTATTGATAAAACAACTCAAAATTTTGTTGATCCTAAAGGTTTTTACGTAATCCGGGTAGGAAGTGGTTTCGATTTGGTGTCAGTAAAAGATGCAAGAAGTTGGATCACATTTCAATAG
- a CDS encoding SusC/RagA family TonB-linked outer membrane protein, protein MKLVTVILLASLMQVSAASFGQLVTLKEKNVTLEKVFKEIRKQSGYDVLLSTNKIKTSTTLNVDFNSLTVEEVMNKIVSGRDLSYAIEDRTVLITVKEKSVFDKVLSYFVAVKVTGRVKDKNGAALPGVSVKEKGVANAVSTSSNGDFAISVKEGATLVFSFIGYKTIEVEVGSKTSINVVLEEDANELKDVNIISTGYQNLNKKLFTGAATALKGADVKQDGITDVSRMLEGRVAGVSVQNVSGTFGAAPKIRVRGATSITGDNKPLWVVDGVILEDVVNISNEQLSSGDVSTLIGSSVAGINADDIESFNILKDAAATAQYGARAMNGVVVITTKKGRIGKPLISYTGNFSTYLKPTYDSYNIMNSSDQMSVYSELARKGWLNHSSASRAADGGVFTKMYQLINTYDASSGTFALANTPEARNSFLSRYATANTDWFDVLFKNSLMQEHAISVSSGTEKSQLYFSTSYLNDNGWAIGNDVERYTANVNAVFNLSDKLSVNFITTGSIRNQKAPGTVGRVSNPVEGTYSRDFDINPFSYALNTSRTLTAFDQNGNRENFTRNFANFNILNELDNNSLDLSMLDFKLQGGLGYRFVKHFKYDFLASMRYVKSGNEHKVKENSNMANAYRANGDSYIQDNNRFLFRDPEHPELQPVVVLPYGGFYNTTDDFLKSYMVRNSIEYDNTINEKHLINVYAFQEMRMADRQTRSMIGYGYQYDKGGVPFIDPNIVKQATLNNLNYYSMNHRYDRFAAFMTRAAYSYDGKYSFNATGRYDGSNQLGSSATARWLPTWNISGAWNIDREKFFENERLKKILNRATIRATYGLTASLGSATNSALVLRNGSALRPYTSENESVMNIEYIENRDLTWEKQYETNIGLDLGFFKDKLNLTVDLYNRNGFDLISPLRTSGIGGQYLTTANYADMNTKGIEVTLSGPIIKTTEWSWRSNFNFGYNKNKVTKLSSPQSIFSLVTADGGPQQGFPYRGLYSVDFTGLNHDTGIPEFINEKGEKSGDVYMQSLETKYLKYEGPTDPKLTGGFYNSVSYKGFTFSSLFTFSAGNKIRLNPVFATSYSDLDALPNEFKDRWTLPGDELKTNVPSIPDVEAAANIDGTYPYNTYNYSTARVADGGFIRLKQLSLSYALPARILKTIGANNASISAVANNFWLIYSDKKLKGQDPEFFASGGVALPIPKQYTLSLKVGF, encoded by the coding sequence ATGAAGTTAGTTACGGTCATACTGCTTGCCTCTTTAATGCAGGTAAGCGCAGCTTCATTTGGCCAGCTGGTTACGTTAAAAGAAAAAAATGTAACCTTAGAAAAGGTTTTTAAAGAGATCAGAAAACAATCTGGTTATGATGTTCTTTTATCAACCAATAAAATTAAAACCTCAACCACTTTAAATGTTGACTTTAACAGCTTAACGGTTGAAGAAGTAATGAACAAAATTGTTTCAGGCAGAGACCTTAGCTATGCTATTGAGGATAGGACGGTTCTGATTACAGTAAAAGAAAAATCAGTATTTGATAAAGTGCTGAGCTATTTTGTTGCTGTAAAGGTAACCGGAAGAGTGAAGGATAAAAACGGAGCCGCACTGCCTGGAGTGAGTGTAAAGGAAAAAGGGGTAGCAAATGCGGTATCTACCAGCAGTAACGGAGATTTTGCTATTTCGGTTAAAGAAGGTGCTACCTTGGTTTTTAGCTTTATTGGATATAAAACAATAGAGGTTGAGGTTGGATCTAAAACATCTATAAATGTAGTATTAGAAGAAGATGCAAATGAACTTAAAGATGTAAATATTATTTCAACAGGTTATCAGAATTTAAACAAGAAATTATTTACCGGAGCTGCCACAGCACTAAAAGGAGCTGATGTTAAACAAGATGGTATTACAGACGTAAGTCGTATGCTCGAAGGTCGTGTAGCTGGGGTTTCAGTACAAAATGTATCTGGTACTTTTGGAGCTGCACCAAAAATCCGTGTTCGCGGTGCAACCTCAATTACTGGAGATAATAAACCTTTATGGGTAGTTGATGGTGTGATTTTGGAGGATGTTGTTAATATCTCCAATGAACAGTTATCATCAGGAGATGTAAGTACGTTGATTGGATCTTCTGTAGCTGGTATAAACGCTGACGATATTGAATCATTCAATATCTTAAAAGATGCGGCTGCGACTGCACAATATGGTGCACGCGCAATGAATGGTGTTGTGGTTATCACAACAAAGAAAGGACGTATTGGTAAACCGCTAATCTCTTATACAGGTAACTTTTCTACCTATTTAAAGCCGACGTATGACAGTTATAACATTATGAATTCTTCTGATCAAATGTCTGTTTATTCAGAGCTGGCCCGCAAAGGATGGTTAAATCATTCTAGTGCTTCGAGAGCAGCAGACGGTGGTGTTTTTACCAAAATGTATCAATTAATTAATACGTACGATGCAAGTTCAGGTACATTTGCTTTAGCAAATACCCCTGAAGCAAGAAATTCATTCTTATCTCGCTATGCAACTGCAAATACAGATTGGTTTGATGTACTTTTCAAAAACTCTTTAATGCAAGAGCATGCCATTAGTGTTTCATCAGGAACTGAAAAATCCCAACTATATTTTTCAACCAGTTATTTAAACGATAATGGTTGGGCTATTGGAAATGATGTGGAACGTTATACTGCAAATGTTAACGCTGTATTTAATCTTTCAGATAAACTTTCAGTTAATTTTATTACTACAGGATCAATCCGTAACCAAAAAGCACCTGGCACTGTGGGACGTGTTAGCAATCCCGTTGAAGGAACATACTCCAGAGATTTTGATATTAATCCTTTTAGTTATGCTTTAAATACGAGTAGAACTTTAACAGCATTTGATCAAAACGGGAACAGGGAAAACTTTACAAGAAATTTCGCCAATTTTAATATCCTGAATGAACTGGATAATAATTCGTTGGACTTAAGTATGTTGGATTTTAAACTCCAAGGTGGTTTAGGCTATAGGTTTGTAAAGCACTTTAAGTACGATTTCTTAGCATCGATGCGATATGTAAAAAGTGGTAATGAGCATAAAGTAAAAGAAAACTCTAATATGGCAAACGCCTATAGAGCGAATGGTGATTCTTATATTCAAGATAATAATCGATTCTTGTTTCGTGATCCTGAACATCCGGAATTACAACCAGTTGTCGTGCTTCCTTATGGTGGATTTTACAATACAACTGACGATTTTCTTAAATCGTATATGGTTAGGAACTCTATAGAGTATGATAATACTATCAATGAGAAGCACTTAATTAATGTTTATGCTTTTCAGGAAATGAGAATGGCTGATCGTCAAACCAGGAGCATGATTGGTTACGGTTATCAATACGATAAAGGTGGAGTTCCATTTATTGATCCAAATATTGTGAAACAGGCTACTTTGAATAATTTGAATTATTATTCAATGAATCACAGATACGATCGTTTCGCCGCATTTATGACAAGGGCCGCCTATTCTTACGATGGTAAATATTCATTTAATGCTACAGGTAGATATGATGGCTCAAACCAATTGGGAAGTTCAGCTACGGCTAGGTGGTTACCTACCTGGAATATTTCTGGTGCCTGGAATATAGATAGAGAGAAATTTTTCGAAAATGAAAGATTGAAGAAAATCTTAAACCGCGCTACTATTAGAGCCACATATGGTTTAACAGCAAGTTTGGGTAGTGCTACCAACTCAGCATTAGTTTTAAGGAATGGAAGTGCCTTAAGGCCGTATACGAGTGAAAACGAATCTGTTATGAATATTGAATATATTGAGAACCGCGATTTAACATGGGAAAAGCAATATGAAACTAACATTGGTCTTGATCTGGGCTTTTTTAAAGATAAATTAAATCTAACTGTTGATTTATATAACAGGAATGGGTTCGATTTAATCAGTCCATTAAGAACTTCAGGGATTGGCGGACAGTATTTAACTACTGCGAATTATGCTGATATGAATACTAAAGGTATCGAGGTGACATTAAGTGGGCCAATTATTAAAACTACTGAATGGAGCTGGAGAAGTAATTTTAACTTTGGCTATAATAAAAACAAGGTTACTAAACTTTCGAGCCCTCAGAGTATATTCAGTTTGGTAACTGCAGATGGTGGACCTCAGCAAGGCTTTCCATACCGTGGCTTATACTCTGTTGATTTTACCGGTTTAAATCATGATACGGGAATTCCTGAATTTATCAATGAAAAAGGTGAGAAAAGTGGTGATGTTTATATGCAAAGCCTTGAAACTAAATACCTAAAATATGAAGGTCCAACAGACCCAAAATTGACAGGTGGTTTTTACAATAGTGTGAGTTATAAAGGATTTACTTTTAGCTCTTTATTTACCTTCTCTGCAGGAAATAAAATTAGGCTAAACCCAGTTTTTGCCACTTCATATTCAGATTTAGATGCCTTGCCTAATGAGTTTAAAGATAGATGGACATTACCAGGTGATGAATTAAAAACAAACGTCCCATCTATCCCTGATGTTGAAGCAGCAGCTAATATTGATGGAACGTATCCCTATAATACTTATAACTACTCAACAGCCAGGGTGGCAGATGGAGGTTTTATTCGTTTAAAACAATTATCGCTGTCGTACGCATTGCCTGCAAGAATCCTAAAAACTATTGGCGCAAACAACGCATCAATAAGTGCAGTGGCAAATAATTTTTGGTTGATTTATTCTGATAAAAAACTTAAGGGACAGGATCCAGAATTTTTTGCCTCAGGTGGTGTAGCGTTACCAATTCCAAAACAGTATACACTTTCTCTAAAAGTTGGCTTCTAA
- a CDS encoding RagB/SusD family nutrient uptake outer membrane protein: MKKNKIFIYIACSCLLLSSSCKKFLEHQPDDRTELNSSVKVAELLANAYPHGNYLAFAEAMSDNAGDKGTTGRDLPNSSPWNYIDQIDATSVDTPPFYWNSCYKAIAAANYALEAIDKAGNTAEYSASRGEALVARAYVHFMLVTFFAKAYDPATADSDPGIPYVTLPQKIVEGNYTRGTVAGVYANIEKDLLEGLPLIKNNSYRVPKYHFTTQAAHAFATRFYLFKKNYQKVIDHANAVFPETTISDNLRAWNTTYNALGYYELQALYTNSTEPANLLLQEASSYWGRSYAGYNYGLSSSILPIFTAANNPSKKAFAFSNKIFGGTDVVYNIPKFREHFVKETISANFGDGYNMVPLFTTEEVLFNRAEASAMLGNNNALTIADIDAYLSKRIVGYSATADKFTETKATAFFPALSIKDALVATILNFKRQEFMHEGLRWLDVLRLKIPIEHNSLDGKTKISLGADDPRRLVQIPQDAVAAGLAANPR, encoded by the coding sequence ATGAAAAAGAATAAAATATTCATATATATCGCATGCTCATGCTTACTGTTATCTTCGAGCTGTAAGAAATTTTTAGAGCATCAACCAGATGATCGAACAGAGTTAAACAGTTCTGTTAAAGTAGCCGAATTATTAGCAAATGCATATCCACACGGCAATTATCTTGCCTTTGCAGAGGCAATGAGCGACAATGCCGGTGATAAAGGTACAACAGGTAGAGATTTACCAAATTCTTCTCCATGGAATTATATAGATCAAATAGATGCTACATCGGTAGATACACCACCATTTTATTGGAACTCTTGTTATAAAGCTATTGCTGCTGCAAATTATGCATTGGAGGCCATTGATAAGGCTGGAAATACTGCAGAATATTCTGCAAGTAGGGGAGAAGCATTAGTTGCCAGGGCTTATGTACATTTTATGTTAGTAACGTTTTTTGCTAAAGCTTACGATCCGGCAACTGCAGATTCTGATCCAGGAATTCCATACGTAACATTACCACAGAAAATAGTTGAAGGTAACTACACTAGAGGAACTGTTGCTGGCGTGTATGCTAACATAGAAAAGGATTTATTGGAGGGTTTACCTTTAATTAAAAACAATTCATATAGAGTACCTAAATACCACTTTACTACGCAGGCAGCCCATGCTTTTGCTACACGTTTTTATTTATTTAAAAAAAATTATCAAAAAGTAATCGATCACGCTAATGCAGTTTTTCCTGAAACAACAATCTCTGATAATTTAAGAGCTTGGAATACCACTTATAATGCATTAGGTTATTATGAATTGCAGGCCTTGTATACCAATTCTACAGAGCCCGCTAATTTATTGTTGCAAGAAGCAAGTTCGTATTGGGGGCGTAGTTATGCAGGCTATAATTATGGTTTAAGTTCTTCTATTCTACCAATTTTTACAGCAGCAAATAATCCAAGTAAAAAGGCTTTTGCATTTTCAAATAAAATTTTTGGTGGTACAGATGTAGTGTATAACATTCCAAAATTCAGAGAACATTTTGTGAAAGAAACCATCAGCGCCAATTTTGGCGACGGTTATAATATGGTTCCTTTATTCACAACTGAAGAGGTTTTATTTAACAGAGCAGAGGCCAGCGCGATGTTAGGTAATAATAATGCGTTAACAATTGCAGATATTGATGCTTATTTATCAAAAAGAATTGTAGGCTATTCTGCAACTGCCGATAAATTTACCGAAACTAAAGCAACAGCATTTTTTCCAGCATTATCTATTAAGGACGCATTGGTGGCTACAATCTTGAACTTTAAACGTCAGGAATTTATGCACGAAGGTTTGAGATGGCTTGACGTATTAAGGCTAAAAATCCCGATTGAACACAATAGCCTTGATGGAAAAACTAAAATTTCATTGGGTGCAGATGACCCGCGTAGATTAGTTCAAATTCCTCAAGATGCAGTTGCAGCTGGATTAGCTGCCAATCCTCGTTAA
- a CDS encoding putative zinc-binding metallopeptidase codes for MKKKLLSISLVALTTIFLAGCSKKDDLSTNIVGLGGDTWTKGPIDEWISTNYTTPYNIEVKYKWDRSELGEIYKNVVPIQEDLVIPVMNIIKKTWIDPYVAVKGGDFMKEYCQKQFYLAGSPSYNSNGTITLGTAESGRKIVLLDLNTFDQDNKAAVRQILHTMHHEFGHILNQNIAVTPDYQRITPGDYTATWFNIFRGAYSTNAALDKIMYEADFWGKGFITPYSRSNKDDDFVETLSTLLEGGQANFDNIVNNLFVYDGVYIKRNGKGIYEQNADGRAKLLRKKAIVTSYMKDSWGIDIADLQTRTQAAIESQSPTADFNSLLGPAKTYSTITVNPQKLTGLSTKFLAAYNTANTGLQTGVGYYIDNISLIFTSANKVILRVNFMDPTAALGVGFNADFNFNIANINGNITLAYSNPQPTTVTYANARAIEAAIPTLLNYFKGQQFTIRWVDDIVPQSKSIFGGLVKTNDPTSYLFGTL; via the coding sequence ATGAAAAAGAAATTATTAAGCATATCATTAGTTGCATTGACCACAATCTTTTTGGCAGGATGTAGCAAAAAAGATGATTTAAGTACGAATATAGTTGGTTTGGGTGGAGATACATGGACCAAAGGACCAATAGATGAGTGGATCAGTACAAATTATACTACTCCATATAATATAGAGGTTAAATATAAATGGGATAGATCTGAGCTAGGTGAGATTTATAAAAACGTAGTCCCAATTCAGGAAGATCTTGTGATACCGGTAATGAATATCATTAAGAAAACTTGGATCGACCCTTATGTAGCTGTAAAAGGCGGAGATTTCATGAAAGAGTATTGCCAGAAACAGTTTTATCTGGCAGGTAGCCCTTCTTATAACAGCAATGGCACTATTACCCTTGGTACAGCAGAATCGGGAAGAAAAATTGTATTACTTGATTTAAATACTTTTGATCAGGACAATAAGGCCGCAGTTAGACAAATTTTGCATACCATGCATCACGAATTTGGTCACATCCTTAACCAAAACATTGCGGTAACTCCTGATTACCAAAGAATAACTCCAGGCGATTATACTGCAACATGGTTTAATATTTTTAGAGGAGCATATTCAACAAATGCCGCTTTAGATAAAATTATGTACGAGGCAGATTTTTGGGGTAAGGGCTTTATTACACCCTATTCAAGATCAAATAAAGATGATGATTTTGTTGAAACGCTATCAACCTTGTTAGAGGGTGGGCAAGCTAATTTCGACAATATTGTAAACAATCTATTTGTCTATGATGGTGTATACATTAAAAGAAACGGCAAGGGAATTTACGAACAAAATGCTGATGGAAGAGCGAAGTTATTAAGAAAGAAAGCTATTGTAACATCTTATATGAAAGATAGCTGGGGTATCGACATTGCTGACCTACAGACCAGAACCCAGGCTGCTATAGAATCGCAATCTCCAACCGCAGATTTTAATAGTTTATTGGGCCCAGCCAAAACTTATAGTACAATTACGGTAAATCCTCAAAAATTAACAGGTTTGTCAACAAAGTTTCTAGCGGCTTATAACACAGCAAATACGGGCTTACAAACTGGCGTTGGTTATTATATCGATAACATTTCTTTAATTTTTACTTCGGCCAATAAAGTAATTTTAAGGGTGAATTTTATGGATCCTACTGCTGCTTTAGGCGTGGGTTTTAATGCTGATTTTAATTTTAATATAGCCAATATTAATGGAAACATTACATTAGCCTATTCAAATCCGCAGCCAACAACCGTAACTTATGCCAACGCAAGGGCAATAGAGGCTGCTATCCCAACTTTACTAAACTACTTTAAGGGGCAGCAATTTACAATACGTTGGGTTGATGATATCGTTCCTCAATCGAAAAGTATATTCGGTGGACTTGTGAAAACAAACGACCCTACATCTTACCTATTTGGCACATTGTAA